In one window of Chryseobacterium sp. JV274 DNA:
- a CDS encoding helix-turn-helix domain-containing protein codes for MSENNILLPINYSCHFSEFREGEQFARIHSLGLVISGEMELNDGTTKTIFKEGELYSARKNRLLKFAKYPPKDGEIRTVTIYFDEAILRDFSREYGYQAEKKDNIPAFIKPDQKALTSFMYSLLAYEELPASTELLRLKQKEALLLMLSDDPGLKDILFDFSEPYKIDIETFMNKNFHFNVNVERFAYLTGRSLSAFKRDFQKIFGIPPRQWLQLRRLKEAHFLLTQKERSVSDIYLDLGFENLSHFSFAFKKQFGYPPSSLQAK; via the coding sequence ATGAGCGAAAATAATATTCTTTTACCTATCAATTACTCCTGTCATTTTTCAGAATTCAGGGAAGGAGAACAATTTGCACGAATCCATAGTCTGGGACTGGTTATTTCCGGGGAAATGGAACTGAATGACGGTACCACAAAGACGATATTTAAAGAAGGGGAACTTTATTCTGCAAGAAAAAACCGTCTCCTGAAGTTTGCAAAATACCCTCCTAAAGATGGAGAGATAAGAACGGTAACCATTTATTTTGATGAAGCCATCTTACGTGATTTCAGCCGTGAGTATGGATATCAGGCAGAGAAGAAGGATAATATTCCGGCTTTTATAAAACCGGATCAAAAGGCATTAACTTCTTTTATGTACTCTTTACTGGCCTATGAAGAACTTCCTGCTTCTACAGAACTTCTGCGTCTCAAACAGAAAGAAGCTTTACTTCTGATGCTGAGTGATGATCCGGGTCTTAAAGATATTTTATTTGATTTTTCTGAGCCTTACAAAATAGATATTGAAACTTTTATGAACAAAAACTTTCATTTCAATGTCAATGTAGAACGATTTGCTTATTTAACAGGGCGAAGTCTGTCTGCCTTTAAAAGAGATTTTCAAAAGATATTCGGGATACCGCCAAGACAATGGCTGCAGCTTCGGCGATTGAAGGAAGCTCATTTTCTGCTTACCCAAAAAGAGAGATCGGTTTCCGATATTTATCTGGATTTGGGCTTTGAAAATTTATCTCATTTCTCCTTTGCATTTAAAAAGCAGTTTGGCTATCCACCAAGCTCATTACAGGCAAAATAA
- the metE gene encoding 5-methyltetrahydropteroyltriglutamate--homocysteine S-methyltransferase encodes MQTHILGYPRIGSKRELKKACEQYWSGKILLEELLNTGRNICNQNWNIQKEAGIDLIPCNDFSYYDQVLDMSLVVGAIPTRYHEVVLKKNNSELDLYFAMARGYQKEGLDITAMEMTKWFDTNYHYIVPEFYKNQQFKLSSDKIFNEFAGAKQAGINAKPVIIGLVSYLLLGKEKEEGFDKLDLAGNLLSVYTEILTKLQEQGAEWIQFDEPFLALDLTEKAKETYHFIYTEIRKRFPKLKFIIATYFDGLKDNGSLAVSLPVNTLHIDLVRNPEQLDDILNVIPESLGLSLGVVDGRNIWKNDYEKSLSFIQKAVEKLGSERVLIAPSSSLLHSPCDLDFETTLNPEIKNWLAFAKQKVAEVVTLKELASGTENKQILAAFEDNKKAIASRRTSSLIHNDDVKQRANAVTEKDAQRINTFKIRKEEQQKVLQLPLFPTTTIGSFPQTTEVRSWRAKFKKGELTAEQYDTLLKEETQRTINWQEEIGIDVLVHGEFERNDMVEYFGEQLEGFVFTKNGWVQSYGSRCVKPPVIFGDVSRPTPMTVYWSQYAQSQTEKWVKGMLTGPVTILQWSFVRDDQPRSETCKQIALAIRDEVADLEKAGIRIIQIDEPAIREGLPLRKTDWQNYLKWAVEAFRISASGVEDATQIHTHMCYSEFNDIIENIADMDADVITIECSRSQMELLNAFADFRYPNEIGPGVYDIHSPRVPSKEEMIELLRKAQNVIPANQLWVNPDCGLKTRHWEETEKALIAMVAAAKEASVEYAL; translated from the coding sequence AGTCTTGTGGTAGGGGCAATTCCCACACGTTATCATGAAGTAGTGCTTAAAAAAAACAATTCTGAGCTGGATCTTTATTTTGCCATGGCAAGAGGATATCAGAAAGAAGGACTGGATATCACAGCGATGGAAATGACAAAATGGTTTGATACCAATTATCACTATATCGTTCCCGAGTTTTATAAAAATCAACAGTTTAAACTGAGTTCAGATAAAATTTTCAATGAATTTGCAGGAGCAAAGCAGGCAGGAATCAATGCAAAACCGGTCATTATCGGACTAGTTTCTTATCTGTTGTTAGGAAAAGAGAAAGAAGAAGGATTTGATAAACTGGATCTCGCTGGAAACCTTCTTTCCGTATATACAGAGATTTTAACAAAACTTCAGGAGCAGGGTGCAGAATGGATTCAGTTTGATGAACCTTTTCTGGCATTGGATTTAACGGAGAAAGCAAAAGAAACATATCATTTTATTTATACCGAAATAAGAAAACGCTTTCCGAAACTGAAATTTATTATTGCCACTTATTTTGACGGATTAAAAGATAATGGATCACTTGCGGTATCACTTCCTGTGAATACTTTACACATTGATTTGGTTAGAAACCCTGAACAGTTAGATGATATTCTGAATGTCATTCCGGAAAGCTTAGGCCTTTCATTGGGTGTGGTTGACGGAAGAAATATCTGGAAAAATGATTATGAAAAGTCTTTGTCTTTCATTCAAAAAGCAGTTGAGAAATTAGGATCTGAAAGGGTTTTAATTGCTCCTTCCTCTTCATTACTTCATTCACCTTGTGATCTGGATTTTGAAACCACACTTAATCCGGAAATTAAAAACTGGCTGGCTTTTGCCAAACAAAAAGTGGCAGAAGTGGTAACGCTTAAAGAACTGGCATCCGGAACAGAGAATAAACAGATTCTTGCCGCTTTTGAAGATAATAAAAAAGCAATTGCAAGCAGAAGAACATCTTCTCTTATTCATAATGATGACGTGAAGCAAAGAGCAAATGCGGTTACTGAAAAAGATGCTCAAAGGATAAATACTTTCAAAATCCGTAAAGAAGAACAACAGAAAGTACTGCAGCTTCCTTTATTCCCAACAACAACCATTGGGTCATTCCCGCAGACCACTGAGGTAAGAAGCTGGAGAGCAAAATTCAAAAAAGGAGAGCTGACGGCAGAGCAGTATGATACCTTACTGAAAGAAGAGACCCAGAGAACGATTAACTGGCAGGAAGAAATAGGGATAGATGTATTGGTTCACGGGGAATTTGAACGTAATGATATGGTGGAATATTTCGGAGAGCAGCTGGAAGGTTTTGTATTTACAAAAAATGGCTGGGTACAAAGCTACGGAAGCCGTTGTGTAAAGCCTCCTGTGATCTTCGGTGATGTTTCCCGCCCGACACCAATGACGGTATATTGGTCCCAATATGCACAATCCCAGACTGAAAAATGGGTAAAAGGAATGCTCACAGGTCCTGTTACGATCTTACAATGGTCTTTTGTACGTGATGATCAGCCCCGTTCAGAGACGTGTAAGCAAATTGCTCTGGCTATCCGTGATGAGGTTGCGGATCTTGAAAAAGCAGGAATCAGAATTATTCAGATTGATGAGCCTGCGATAAGAGAAGGGCTTCCGTTAAGAAAGACAGACTGGCAGAACTATCTGAAATGGGCCGTAGAAGCTTTCAGAATTTCAGCAAGCGGAGTGGAAGATGCTACACAGATTCATACCCATATGTGCTATTCGGAATTCAATGATATTATTGAAAATATTGCTGATATGGATGCAGATGTGATTACCATAGAATGTTCCCGTTCTCAGATGGAACTGCTGAATGCTTTTGCAGATTTCAGATATCCGAATGAAATTGGTCCCGGAGTATACGATATCCATTCCCCAAGGGTTCCGTCAAAAGAAGAAATGATTGAACTGTTGAGAAAAGCTCAAAACGTAATTCCTGCCAATCAGCTTTGGGTAAATCCGGACTGCGGACTGAAAACAAGACACTGGGAAGAAACAGAAAAAGCTTTGATTGCAATGGTGGCCGCGGCTAAAGAAGCCTCCGTAGAATATGCACTTTAA